In one window of Verrucomicrobiota bacterium DNA:
- a CDS encoding universal stress protein, which translates to MEPVSQGELLVEDCPQEDVLSRIRIRPVRILVPIDLESAPAAVLRYASGAALKFGSELVLFYAFDDPECRHASRVEKQLWKYLSAVRTRHPTARLFVRAGVVGDEVKAVAASVGAGLIVMSRDYYHRFLSWMVREEAGLLTIQGMPCPVALVDAPDAATDGAGGEASIVPAFGGSPGTSIMLTEQSPEHPPAMVRYAVWSLSARSRLRDRDARTRLNRGRFRGRHCMHNG; encoded by the coding sequence ATGGAACCTGTTTCGCAAGGTGAACTGCTCGTCGAAGACTGTCCCCAGGAAGATGTATTGAGTCGCATTCGAATCCGGCCCGTTCGAATCCTCGTCCCGATTGACTTGGAGAGTGCGCCGGCGGCCGTTCTCCGGTATGCGTCAGGCGCGGCGTTGAAATTCGGCTCCGAGTTGGTCCTTTTTTATGCGTTTGACGATCCCGAGTGCCGGCATGCATCGCGCGTGGAAAAGCAACTTTGGAAGTATCTCTCGGCCGTCCGGACCCGGCACCCGACGGCGCGCCTTTTCGTACGTGCCGGGGTTGTCGGCGATGAGGTCAAAGCCGTGGCCGCGTCGGTCGGGGCAGGTTTGATTGTGATGTCGCGCGATTATTATCACCGGTTTCTAAGTTGGATGGTGCGGGAAGAAGCCGGCCTCCTTACGATTCAGGGTATGCCGTGCCCGGTGGCGCTGGTGGACGCTCCGGATGCCGCAACTGACGGTGCCGGAGGAGAAGCGAGTATTGTCCCGGCCTTCGGCGGCAGTCCGGGAACCTCAATCATGCTCACAGAGCAGTCCCCGGAGCACCCGCCTGCGATGGTGCGGTACGCCGTATGGTCGTTGTCGGCGCGGTCGCGATTAAGAGATAGAGATGCACGCACCCGGCTGAATCGAGGCAGGTTTCGAGGACGGCATTGCATGCATAACGGCTGA
- a CDS encoding putative DNA-binding domain-containing protein translates to MKRSKPAGSVSNNSPRPPRKIGSRTQLRELQRVMAAALFRPLDPGWGMQKRWMDGRAMDEVAGEFIKPNDRLSSFERLEIYNRQYWFRLLDCLHDDYPGFRAVVGQRAFMKLATAYLARYPSTSYSLRDLGSRLENFLREEPHWAAPREKLALEMVRFEWAQVVAFDGPSKPAISPDDVLDLPPDRLRLNLQPYLSLLELDYAVDDFLLAVKARESEGLRKEASNAVGSVPTTPKRRRPPRLPAQQSVYLAVHRHQNQIYFKRLEPEAFAILSALGRGETVETACVLALEASERQETDWPARLREWFNHWSALGWFWRAS, encoded by the coding sequence ATGAAGCGCTCAAAGCCAGCCGGTTCAGTGAGCAACAACTCACCTCGACCGCCGCGTAAAATCGGTTCCCGCACCCAATTGCGTGAACTGCAACGCGTGATGGCAGCCGCGCTGTTTCGACCCCTTGACCCCGGGTGGGGCATGCAGAAACGGTGGATGGACGGCCGGGCCATGGACGAAGTGGCCGGTGAATTCATCAAGCCGAACGACCGGCTGAGTTCTTTTGAGCGGCTTGAAATCTATAATCGCCAATATTGGTTCCGCCTGCTGGATTGCCTGCACGACGATTATCCCGGCTTTCGCGCCGTCGTCGGGCAGCGCGCGTTTATGAAGCTTGCGACGGCCTACCTGGCGCGGTACCCATCAACCTCTTACAGTTTACGCGACCTCGGCAGCCGGCTGGAGAACTTCCTGCGCGAGGAACCGCACTGGGCCGCGCCCCGCGAGAAACTGGCCCTCGAGATGGTCCGCTTTGAATGGGCGCAGGTCGTGGCTTTTGACGGGCCGTCCAAACCGGCGATTTCACCTGATGACGTGCTTGATCTGCCGCCTGACCGGCTGCGGCTCAACCTGCAACCCTACCTTTCATTGCTGGAACTGGATTACGCCGTGGACGACTTCCTGCTGGCGGTCAAGGCGCGGGAATCCGAAGGCTTGCGCAAAGAGGCAAGCAACGCCGTGGGCTCGGTCCCGACGACGCCCAAACGACGGCGGCCGCCGCGCCTGCCGGCTCAACAGAGCGTCTACCTTGCCGTCCATCGACACCAGAACCAGATCTACTTCAAACGGCTTGAACCGGAGGCTTTCGCCATCCTGTCGGCCCTGGGCCGCGGCGAAACCGTGGAAACGGCTTGCGTGCTGGCACTGGAGGCTAGTGAGCGGCAGGAAACAGACTGGCCGGCCCGGCTCAGGGAATGGTTCAATCACTGGTCAGCTCTCGGGTGGTTTTGGCGCGCCTCATGA
- a CDS encoding bifunctional nuclease family protein, translating into MSSNAVVEVQVRALAAADGGCAVFLGNAEKVFLILVDQSVGVAIALAIQGTPTERPLTHELVATVLRALGAKLERVVINNFEHDTFFATLVVTAENELLRKRLLELDARPSDCIALAARQGAPIYVDRDVWNQVEDVSDELRKLRSEGASGPGEWNEPDDAP; encoded by the coding sequence ATGAGTAGTAATGCCGTGGTCGAAGTGCAGGTCCGCGCCCTGGCCGCAGCGGACGGGGGCTGCGCGGTGTTTTTAGGCAACGCCGAAAAGGTGTTCCTGATCCTGGTGGATCAGAGCGTCGGCGTTGCGATCGCGCTCGCCATTCAGGGCACACCGACGGAGCGTCCCCTTACCCACGAACTCGTGGCGACGGTATTGCGCGCGCTCGGCGCAAAACTGGAGCGGGTTGTCATCAACAATTTCGAGCACGACACGTTTTTCGCGACTCTCGTGGTGACGGCGGAGAATGAACTGCTGCGCAAGCGTCTGCTCGAACTGGATGCGCGGCCGAGTGACTGTATCGCTCTGGCCGCCCGCCAGGGTGCGCCGATCTATGTCGACCGCGACGTGTGGAACCAGGTCGAAGACGTCAGCGACGAGTTGCGAAAATTGCGCTCCGAAGGCGCGTCCGGTCCCGGCGAATGGAATGAGCCGGACGATGCTCCCTAG
- a CDS encoding beta-galactosidase yields MVNRSLTQRRFGPFVTGRRAHDPVALFPRPGDRLIPILLLCYFWTAAVFAQGWRPAGDNLKTGWAHQVRPESVLPEYPRPELERAQWQNLNGLWDYAVTGSQAVKPPSSWQGTILVPFCIESSLSGVQKRFTGANYLWYHRDFTAMRPADGGHLLLHIGACDWRTVVFLNGTLAGIHAGGYDPFTLDLTPFLRDGDTQSLAVQVFDATDEGEPVTGADENKPAPHNQSYQPRGKQTLLADDPDYFFHDITYTSVSGIWQTVWLEQVPGQYISNLEVHPDLDSGKVDVTVLTEGGDGPVTVAVQSPDGRRRLTEEQGPANAPVHLSVPAPQAWSPGHPALYGLEVTFGPDRVASYFGFRKIERRKDAHGITRFYLNNHPIFLYGPLDQGFWPDGVYTAPTDAALRHDLEVEKRFGFNCVRKHIKVEPARWYYWADRLGLLVWQDFPALSPVLDSAHTVNHPDFARPPEAKAQIETEMQRMVATLSCHPSIIIWTVFNEAWGQYDTQRVTGLFKRWDPTRLVDDASGWNDRRCGDLFDEHDYNSPYQREGQVPFGKVAGLDPNVVLNRVIVLGEYGGRGISNSGLEGEGFMPHVWKHKGLWRYEELRDAAQLKKAFLDGVSRVRELAREGLGAAIYTQLTDVEGEVNGLMTYDRAKFKVPPDAVQDRIQAVIREGSAE; encoded by the coding sequence ATGGTCAACCGTTCCCTCACGCAGCGTAGGTTCGGGCCCTTCGTCACCGGTCGGCGGGCGCATGACCCTGTCGCGCTTTTTCCGCGCCCGGGCGACCGGCTGATCCCGATCTTGTTGCTCTGTTACTTCTGGACGGCAGCGGTCTTCGCGCAAGGGTGGCGGCCCGCCGGAGACAACCTGAAAACCGGATGGGCCCACCAGGTCCGCCCCGAATCGGTCCTGCCCGAATATCCCCGGCCGGAACTCGAACGGGCGCAATGGCAGAACCTGAACGGTTTGTGGGATTACGCCGTCACCGGCAGCCAGGCCGTCAAGCCGCCATCCTCCTGGCAAGGCACGATTCTCGTGCCGTTCTGCATCGAATCTTCGCTCAGCGGCGTTCAGAAACGGTTCACCGGCGCCAATTACCTCTGGTACCACCGCGATTTCACGGCCATGCGCCCGGCCGACGGCGGCCACCTCCTCCTGCATATCGGGGCTTGCGACTGGCGCACGGTCGTCTTTCTGAACGGCACCCTTGCAGGCATTCATGCGGGCGGGTACGACCCGTTCACCCTTGACCTCACCCCTTTCCTGCGTGACGGCGACACCCAAAGTCTGGCGGTCCAGGTTTTCGATGCGACCGACGAGGGCGAGCCGGTGACCGGAGCGGACGAGAACAAACCGGCTCCGCACAACCAGAGCTACCAGCCGCGAGGCAAACAGACGCTGTTGGCTGACGACCCGGACTACTTTTTTCATGACATTACCTACACATCCGTCAGCGGCATCTGGCAGACGGTGTGGCTCGAGCAGGTCCCCGGCCAGTACATCAGCAACTTGGAAGTGCATCCCGACCTTGACTCCGGAAAAGTCGACGTCACGGTCCTCACCGAAGGCGGCGATGGCCCGGTCACCGTCGCCGTGCAAAGTCCCGACGGCCGCCGGCGACTAACTGAGGAGCAGGGCCCGGCGAATGCGCCGGTCCACCTGTCCGTCCCTGCGCCGCAAGCCTGGAGTCCCGGCCACCCTGCTCTTTATGGCCTCGAGGTTACGTTCGGCCCCGATCGGGTCGCCAGCTACTTCGGTTTCCGGAAGATTGAGAGGCGCAAGGACGCGCACGGGATCACCAGGTTCTACCTCAACAATCATCCGATCTTCCTTTACGGTCCCCTCGACCAGGGCTTCTGGCCCGACGGCGTCTACACGGCCCCGACCGACGCGGCACTCAGACACGACCTGGAGGTGGAGAAACGGTTCGGATTTAATTGCGTGCGCAAGCACATCAAGGTCGAACCGGCCCGCTGGTACTACTGGGCCGACCGCCTGGGCTTGCTGGTATGGCAGGATTTCCCGGCGTTGAGCCCGGTGCTCGACAGCGCTCATACGGTGAATCACCCGGATTTTGCACGCCCCCCGGAAGCCAAGGCGCAGATTGAAACGGAGATGCAGCGGATGGTTGCGACCCTCTCGTGCCATCCTTCGATCATCATCTGGACCGTGTTCAACGAGGCATGGGGCCAGTACGATACGCAGCGTGTTACGGGCCTGTTCAAGCGTTGGGACCCGACCCGCCTCGTGGATGACGCCAGCGGCTGGAACGACCGGCGTTGCGGCGACCTGTTCGATGAGCACGATTACAATTCACCCTACCAGCGCGAGGGCCAGGTTCCCTTCGGCAAGGTGGCCGGCCTTGACCCGAATGTCGTCCTGAACCGGGTCATTGTCCTTGGCGAATACGGCGGCCGGGGCATCAGTAATTCCGGTCTTGAAGGGGAAGGGTTTATGCCGCACGTCTGGAAGCATAAAGGCCTTTGGAGGTATGAAGAACTCAGGGACGCAGCCCAGCTGAAAAAGGCATTTCTGGATGGCGTCTCGCGCGTCCGCGAGCTCGCCCGTGAGGGGTTGGGGGCCGCCATCTATACGCAACTCACGGACGTGGAAGGCGAAGTAAATGGGCTGATGACTTACGATCGGGCGAAATTCAAAGTGCCGCCCGACGCCGTGCAGGACCGGATTCAGGCCGTCATCCGGGAAGGCAGCGCCGAGTGA
- a CDS encoding DUF692 domain-containing protein: MPANTFNGFTEYGIGIGLRVPHYRHILANKPVVDWFEIISENFMVDGGRPLEVLDAILEQYRVVQHGVAIYFGSADKLNREHLKRLKRLVQRTHTPWLSDHLCWGSIDGRYTHDLLPMPYTFSVARHTAEKIRAARDYLEVPICVENVSSYAEYHASEMTEWEFLSEVVELADCGILLDVNNIYVSSQNHNFNPYDYLNHIPHHRVGQIHIAGHSKFEKYTLDTHDHPVLDPVWGLYAHALKQVGPTATLLEWDDRIPSFDEVHHEALKASRFSEQQLTSTAA, encoded by the coding sequence ATGCCTGCAAACACTTTCAACGGCTTTACCGAGTACGGCATCGGCATCGGCCTGCGTGTGCCGCACTACCGCCATATCCTCGCCAACAAACCGGTCGTCGACTGGTTCGAGATCATCTCGGAGAACTTTATGGTCGACGGAGGACGGCCGCTCGAAGTCCTCGACGCCATCCTCGAACAGTACCGGGTCGTTCAGCACGGCGTGGCTATTTACTTCGGTTCAGCCGACAAACTTAATCGCGAGCACCTTAAGCGCCTCAAGCGCCTGGTCCAGCGCACTCATACCCCCTGGCTCTCGGACCACCTCTGCTGGGGCAGCATCGACGGCCGTTATACCCACGACTTGCTGCCGATGCCTTACACCTTTTCAGTCGCGCGGCACACGGCCGAGAAAATCCGGGCGGCCCGTGACTACCTGGAAGTGCCCATTTGCGTGGAAAACGTCAGCAGCTATGCCGAGTACCATGCCTCCGAAATGACCGAATGGGAGTTCCTGAGCGAGGTGGTGGAACTGGCCGACTGCGGCATCCTCCTGGACGTCAACAACATCTATGTCTCGTCCCAGAACCATAACTTCAATCCGTACGACTACCTGAACCATATCCCGCATCACCGGGTCGGCCAGATCCATATCGCCGGTCATTCGAAGTTCGAAAAATATACGCTCGACACCCACGATCACCCGGTGCTTGATCCGGTATGGGGGTTGTACGCGCACGCCCTGAAGCAGGTCGGACCCACTGCGACCTTGTTGGAATGGGATGACCGAATTCCCTCCTTTGACGAGGTTCACCATGAAGCGCTCAAAGCCAGCCGGTTCAGTGAGCAACAACTCACCTCGACCGCCGCGTAA
- a CDS encoding bifunctional alpha,alpha-trehalose-phosphate synthase (UDP-forming)/trehalose-phosphatase produces the protein MPTTLINVSNRLPVTVGEDKITKSSGGLVAALEGLSKHEYKTTWIGWPGATFSDPVRQQEVERVLRDEHGCSPVFLEKEETDAFYEGFSNSSIWPLLHYLPNYMHYEPAWWDHYQNVNRRFAEKVIENAQDDDLVWVHDYQLMLLPALLKAAAPRLRVGFFLHTPFPVYEIFRCHPRGRELIAGMLGADRIGFHTFGYLRHFFATAQRLLDLDPELTHIRTGGYSTALGVYPIGINAPKFEETLNSPEFARRREEFCAVHGGKQIVLSVERMDYTKGILHRLEAIDQFLAGSKRTDDVRFIFVSVPSREGIEEYQALREEVEAGIGRLNGKYATLRNSPIHFIHGSVEFTDLCAMYSLADVALVTPLIDGMNLVAKEYLACQRDNPGLLILSEFAGAAEELFNAFLVNPYDARAVAETLDAALMLSPDEKRARNQPLRERVMRYDAQHWARTFINDLAASPASDSTVAGSDLMEARAAITHALSENKRLALFLDYDGTLREIERDPQAAAPSPVIDALLRKLQDRPGADVTLISGRKQEDLEKWFGVYPFSLIAEHGASARRHGQKEWEQLDRTVSYAWKAELLPILHLYEEATPGSFVEEKRTSLVWHYRQADPQFGAWKARELAEELVALTANAPIQVRRGRKIVEVTAAEVNKGAAVARLLEQDQDYGLALCAGDDQTDETMFRLNSPRLLTFKVGDGPTQARYRVAGPAEFRQFLQEVFTG, from the coding sequence ATGCCAACAACCCTGATTAACGTTTCGAATCGTCTCCCCGTAACAGTCGGAGAGGATAAAATCACGAAATCTTCGGGTGGCCTTGTGGCCGCTTTGGAAGGACTTTCCAAACACGAGTACAAAACGACTTGGATCGGTTGGCCGGGGGCCACCTTCTCCGATCCGGTGCGCCAGCAGGAGGTCGAGCGCGTGTTACGCGACGAACATGGCTGCAGCCCCGTCTTTTTGGAAAAGGAAGAAACGGACGCTTTTTACGAAGGGTTTTCCAACTCGAGCATCTGGCCTTTGCTGCATTACCTGCCGAACTACATGCATTATGAACCGGCGTGGTGGGACCATTACCAGAACGTGAACCGGCGTTTTGCCGAGAAGGTAATCGAAAATGCGCAGGACGATGACCTGGTCTGGGTGCATGATTATCAGCTCATGTTGTTACCGGCCTTGCTGAAGGCGGCCGCTCCTCGTCTGCGGGTCGGGTTCTTTCTCCACACCCCCTTCCCTGTTTATGAAATCTTTCGGTGCCACCCGCGTGGTCGCGAACTGATCGCCGGGATGCTCGGCGCAGACCGGATCGGCTTTCACACCTTCGGCTACCTGCGCCATTTCTTCGCCACGGCGCAGCGGCTCCTGGACCTGGACCCGGAACTTACCCACATCCGCACGGGCGGGTACTCAACCGCGCTGGGCGTGTACCCGATCGGGATTAACGCGCCCAAATTTGAAGAAACGCTCAACTCACCGGAGTTCGCCCGGCGTCGCGAGGAATTCTGTGCCGTTCACGGAGGCAAGCAAATCGTCCTCTCGGTCGAACGGATGGACTACACGAAAGGCATTCTCCATCGCCTGGAAGCCATCGACCAGTTCCTGGCCGGTTCGAAGCGCACCGACGACGTCCGGTTCATCTTTGTCAGCGTGCCCTCCCGGGAAGGCATCGAGGAGTATCAGGCGTTGCGCGAAGAGGTCGAAGCCGGGATTGGACGGCTGAACGGAAAGTATGCCACCCTGCGCAATAGCCCGATCCATTTTATCCACGGCTCAGTCGAGTTCACCGACCTTTGCGCGATGTATTCCCTGGCTGACGTCGCGCTCGTGACGCCCCTGATCGACGGGATGAACCTGGTGGCGAAAGAATACCTCGCCTGCCAGCGCGACAACCCGGGATTGCTGATCCTGAGCGAGTTCGCCGGCGCTGCCGAGGAACTCTTCAACGCTTTCCTCGTCAATCCGTACGACGCGCGGGCCGTCGCTGAAACCCTGGATGCGGCCCTGATGTTATCACCCGATGAAAAGCGGGCGCGCAACCAACCCCTGCGGGAACGCGTGATGCGTTATGACGCGCAGCATTGGGCACGGACCTTCATCAATGATCTGGCTGCCAGCCCGGCTTCGGACTCCACGGTCGCCGGGTCCGACCTCATGGAAGCCCGCGCCGCCATCACGCACGCTCTCTCGGAAAACAAGCGCCTGGCCCTCTTCCTGGACTACGACGGCACCTTACGGGAGATTGAACGCGACCCCCAGGCCGCAGCTCCCAGCCCCGTGATCGACGCCTTGCTGCGTAAGTTGCAGGACCGCCCAGGCGCCGACGTTACCCTGATCAGCGGCCGCAAGCAGGAAGATCTCGAGAAATGGTTCGGCGTTTATCCGTTCAGCCTGATTGCCGAACACGGCGCCAGCGCGCGCCGGCACGGCCAAAAGGAGTGGGAGCAACTGGATCGCACCGTCAGCTATGCCTGGAAAGCGGAACTCCTCCCCATCCTGCACCTGTACGAAGAGGCAACCCCCGGCAGCTTCGTGGAGGAAAAGCGCACCTCGCTCGTGTGGCATTATCGCCAGGCCGATCCGCAATTCGGTGCCTGGAAGGCACGCGAACTCGCGGAGGAACTGGTCGCGCTGACTGCCAATGCGCCGATCCAGGTGCGCCGCGGCCGGAAAATTGTCGAGGTCACGGCGGCAGAGGTAAACAAAGGAGCCGCGGTGGCCCGCCTCCTGGAGCAGGATCAGGATTATGGACTCGCGCTCTGTGCCGGTGACGACCAGACTGACGAGACCATGTTCCGGCTAAACTCGCCCCGCCTGCTGACCTTCAAGGTAGGCGACGGGCCGACCCAGGCGCGCTACCGGGTCGCCGGTCCGGCCGAGTTCCGGCAGTTTCTCCAGGAAGTCTTCACCGGGTGA
- a CDS encoding MFS transporter, translating into MKKQSSTWTALRNPAFRTLWLASLISGTCVAAHDTAATWTMNMVATSPLFLSLMSTVASLPFFLFTLPAGALADMVDRKRLMCVMNVWLAVSAGGLAIAGWLHVINPYVLLAAVFLIGVGFAFNSPAWTAIQPEIVSNEELPSAATLGGLQLNISGIIGPALGGFLLPFIGANSVFALNACCFLVLIFAIAQLRRKKAPSNLPLENFLESFLTAIRYVRYAPGIRVVLVRNILFAFFISIVPALLPIVALKELHIDPSSLGLVYTCMGIGSVFTAVTVLPWARGRFSSNAITLIANILVGVVFLIMALVRNHALFLVAAALAGAAWTMAAAELWVAGQRAMPSWARGRMNATVIMASQGAVALGGIIWGAAVSMWGAPSTLLAAAVLLLLSLLLLSQLSIDFTSKLDFEPAPTAGHAHRLIHVPHPHDGPIAVTFEFEIDHKNGRDFLNALREVRLIHLRNGAFSWRLHEDLGRVNTYRIEMTVPSWTEYLLEQERLTKDEKAAVDRAWSFHINPNPPEIRHFLCVNRELHTRHHLVTRPSSMPEAPLSVDGVTSTAL; encoded by the coding sequence GTGAAGAAACAATCATCCACTTGGACGGCGCTGCGAAACCCGGCGTTTCGCACGCTCTGGCTTGCGAGCCTGATATCCGGCACGTGCGTCGCAGCGCACGACACCGCGGCAACCTGGACCATGAACATGGTGGCAACTTCGCCTTTGTTCCTGTCGCTGATGTCAACGGTCGCCTCGCTGCCGTTCTTCCTGTTTACCCTGCCGGCCGGCGCGCTTGCCGACATGGTGGATCGCAAGCGGCTGATGTGCGTAATGAACGTCTGGCTCGCGGTGTCCGCCGGCGGCCTCGCCATTGCCGGGTGGCTGCACGTGATTAATCCTTACGTCCTGCTCGCAGCCGTCTTCCTTATCGGCGTCGGGTTCGCCTTCAACTCGCCGGCCTGGACCGCCATTCAGCCTGAGATCGTCTCGAATGAGGAACTGCCTTCCGCCGCCACCCTGGGTGGCTTGCAGCTGAACATCTCGGGAATTATCGGGCCGGCCCTTGGCGGCTTCCTGCTGCCCTTTATCGGCGCAAATTCGGTGTTTGCTTTGAATGCCTGCTGTTTTCTCGTGTTGATTTTTGCGATTGCACAACTGCGGCGCAAGAAGGCGCCTTCAAACCTCCCCCTGGAAAACTTCCTCGAATCCTTCCTCACCGCGATTCGCTACGTCCGTTACGCGCCCGGGATCCGGGTCGTGCTGGTTCGCAATATCCTCTTCGCGTTCTTTATTTCGATCGTCCCTGCGCTGCTGCCGATCGTCGCGCTTAAGGAGCTGCACATTGACCCTTCAAGTCTCGGGCTGGTTTACACCTGCATGGGGATCGGATCGGTGTTTACCGCAGTCACGGTGCTGCCCTGGGCGCGGGGGAGGTTTTCATCCAATGCCATCACGCTGATCGCTAACATCCTGGTAGGCGTTGTTTTTCTGATCATGGCGCTCGTGCGCAACCACGCACTGTTTCTGGTCGCGGCTGCCCTCGCCGGGGCGGCCTGGACCATGGCTGCCGCCGAGCTCTGGGTAGCCGGGCAACGGGCGATGCCCTCCTGGGCGCGCGGCCGTATGAATGCGACGGTCATTATGGCCTCCCAGGGCGCAGTCGCCCTCGGGGGGATCATCTGGGGCGCTGCCGTCTCCATGTGGGGCGCTCCATCGACGTTGCTCGCCGCGGCGGTGCTCCTGCTGCTTAGCCTCCTGCTTTTGTCGCAGCTCTCAATCGACTTTACGAGCAAACTCGATTTCGAGCCCGCACCCACGGCGGGCCACGCTCACCGGCTCATCCACGTGCCGCACCCGCACGACGGGCCGATCGCGGTTACGTTCGAGTTTGAAATCGACCACAAGAACGGTCGCGACTTCCTCAATGCACTACGGGAGGTCCGGCTGATTCATCTCCGCAATGGCGCCTTCAGCTGGCGGCTCCACGAAGATCTCGGCCGTGTGAACACGTACCGCATCGAAATGACCGTGCCATCCTGGACCGAGTACCTGCTGGAACAGGAACGGCTGACGAAAGACGAAAAAGCCGCGGTCGATAGAGCCTGGTCGTTCCACATCAACCCCAATCCCCCGGAAATACGCCATTTCCTTTGCGTGAACCGGGAACTCCATACCAGGCATCACCTGGTGACCAGACCGTCAAGTATGCCGGAAGCACCCCTCAGCGTTGACGGGGTGACCTCCACGGCCCTCTGA
- a CDS encoding DoxX family protein → MNTFVDLSGRGYDLLVRCTNLLRSPLLLAFRLYFFWQLFLTGQGKLTNLPKVSEYFASLGLPFPMFNAFLAGAVETFGSVLLIAGLASRLAALAVTINMIVAYLAADFEAVTHIFSDPDKFVQAAPFPFLLAALIVLAFGPGRFSIDAWIGWRRTGKAAPGRIGAPGRVRDATSSFDRS, encoded by the coding sequence ATGAACACGTTTGTTGACCTGTCCGGGCGCGGCTACGACCTGCTCGTCCGCTGCACTAACCTGCTGCGCTCACCCCTGCTGCTCGCGTTCAGGCTCTACTTTTTCTGGCAGCTGTTTCTCACCGGACAAGGTAAGCTTACCAACCTTCCAAAAGTTTCCGAGTATTTCGCCAGCCTCGGTCTGCCGTTTCCCATGTTTAATGCTTTTCTGGCGGGGGCGGTCGAAACGTTCGGCAGCGTGCTCCTGATTGCGGGACTGGCTTCCCGCCTTGCCGCCCTCGCGGTCACGATAAACATGATCGTCGCCTACCTGGCGGCGGATTTCGAAGCGGTGACCCACATTTTCAGTGATCCTGACAAGTTTGTGCAGGCCGCCCCGTTTCCCTTCCTGCTGGCTGCGCTCATTGTGCTCGCGTTCGGCCCGGGCCGGTTTTCCATCGACGCCTGGATCGGCTGGCGCCGGACCGGGAAGGCCGCTCCGGGGAGAATCGGCGCTCCCGGCCGGGTTCGTGACGCCACGTCGAGCTTTGATCGGAGCTAA
- a CDS encoding pentapeptide repeat-containing protein encodes MPVFKRRTRPEPWARHRTRARHGWLVPLYGFEWGWTWVAYWLSGWAFLEVLEYLGTLSILIAVISYFAESGDRVKQKHYQAWQVINSAQSKGGSGGRIEALEELAADKVPLVGVDVSGAFLMGIDLGHANLLRANLSAADMRNCKLVRTGLQYATLASTNLRGGDLQRADLREADLEDADLNGASLAEADLENANLTRADLRRSDWRDARWRKISSMKQANVFGIQNAPPGFIEWARQQGAVAVESDSEWLAMLQHAGPNGG; translated from the coding sequence ATGCCGGTGTTCAAACGGAGAACGCGACCTGAGCCGTGGGCCCGCCACCGGACCCGAGCCCGACACGGTTGGCTGGTACCGTTATACGGGTTCGAGTGGGGATGGACCTGGGTTGCCTATTGGCTGAGCGGCTGGGCCTTCCTGGAGGTGCTGGAATACCTGGGCACCTTGTCGATCCTCATCGCCGTCATTTCCTACTTCGCGGAGAGCGGCGACCGTGTTAAACAGAAGCATTACCAGGCATGGCAGGTCATCAACTCCGCCCAGTCCAAGGGGGGCAGCGGCGGCCGGATTGAGGCGCTTGAGGAACTGGCGGCCGACAAGGTTCCACTGGTCGGCGTCGACGTCAGCGGCGCATTTCTTATGGGCATTGACCTAGGACATGCCAACCTGCTGCGCGCCAATCTGAGTGCCGCCGACATGCGAAACTGCAAATTGGTTCGGACCGGCCTGCAGTACGCGACGCTGGCCTCGACGAACTTGCGCGGCGGCGATTTGCAGCGCGCCGACCTGCGCGAAGCTGACCTTGAGGATGCAGACCTCAACGGGGCCAGCCTTGCCGAGGCCGATTTGGAGAATGCTAACCTTACCCGGGCAGACCTTCGCCGGAGCGACTGGCGGGATGCCAGGTGGCGGAAAATTTCCAGTATGAAACAGGCCAACGTGTTCGGCATCCAAAATGCCCCCCCTGGTTTCATCGAATGGGCCCGGCAGCAAGGCGCCGTCGCGGTCGAATCGGACAGCGAGTGGCTGGCCATGCTGCAACATGCGGGACCCAACGGAGGATAA